ggtaatttgtccctactttaagagattttgtattaaaagttattttggtcctcaaaattaaagagtgaaatctgttcgtttctctctaataaaacgtcagaaaacatcgatattatagataaatatcgatgtttgaaaaatatcagaagtatcgataatatcgatactgatatcgataattttcaagctctatgtGGAGGTCGATGTCCGTCAgcatatttattagtttaacCTGacaaataaatggattttaattcgaattagACCTGATATTTAagattcaaaatataatttaacttaACTGCAGAACTTAAGAACCCGCCTTTATGAAATTTAGTATTATTTGCCACTTTATATGTTAtgttaaaaaactttattacGAAAGTATCGTGttatattacaaataaatggattttaattcgaattagACCTGATATTTAagattcaaaatataattaagtttaaatacaGAACTTAAGAACCCGCCTTCATTAAATTTGGTATTATTTGCCACCCTATATGTtatgttaaaaaaagtttattaagaGCGTATCGTGTTATAAAAAAGCTTGAACATGATCTTTTCGCTTTTACTcacaattatttttgtcatcGCATTTTTTGTTAAGTCTCTATCGATTGCCATGAgagaaatacaatttttaatatctaTTGCGGAAGTTTAACTGGGAATACCGAGTTGATCGTGACACTTTTTTCTATGTAGGTACTTAAGGTTAGAttccaaataaaacaagagagaacgctatagtcgggttgttgtcccgactatctaatacacgtcactcagctaaagggagtgcgagggagatggagatagaaaactttgatcacgcataacttttaaacgaatggtccaatttgaaaaatgttttctacatttcaataggtattgataaacacaataaaactgcatatttacttttccaaaatatttaaatttttaaaatcgtatataagcggttgtgggcgttagagggggcgtggcacctttttgaaacaaacttgcgctgcgtaggaactccaagAATCTTCATGCCAATTACCAATCCTCTAGCTtgtatagtttccgagatctcagcgttcatacggacggacagacaaacagacggacagacggacatggctatatcgactcggctagtgaccctaatcaagaatatatatactttatagggtcggaaatgcttccttctagctgttacatacttttgcacgaatacaatatacccttttactctacgagtaacgggtataattaccgtccgtaaaacattttatatttaagatgATATACTTtgaataacttttttaactcgCGTTTGCTCAACAAAGAAAAATTTGTtcatatactttttattttaaacgaaacaaattttgttgtactactctttaaatgtttttgtgaCTAgctcattaataaataagctAGAAGGTGGTAGCGTTGGGATGacttctaaaataaaataaataaaaaatgtttttttttgtacggCTTACGGTTTTTTCCATATCAATTAAAGAATGTTAAGAATGAATATTCCGTTTTGTGTAATTAAGTCACTGCTTACGGGGATAAATCATCTGTACTTATTTTGAATCGTTGCGAATAAAATACCCATTTtcgttttattgttatttcaaTCCTTTTTCCTTTCCGCATTTCTGTGATTTTCTTTCGGACCGCCCAGTTGTTGACAATGGAAACCCAATCAAGCTGCAAACGTGCTTTGATCATGATATCCTGATCCTGTTCTCTGGAACTGTGTTGGCGTTGTTCGGCTCATTGCGCAACtgccaaaaccaaaattccAACAATACCCCAAACTGCGACGGAGTGTTTTCCACAAAACGATATTAGAATTGGGAcggaaaatgccaaaaaaaaaaggatacgAGGAAAGCAATCGAGTATCGGGAATCCACCCTCAAGCTGATGGCGCTCACGATGAGGATGCTGAACACATAACAAGATGTTCCCTCCAAAGCATTTGTCTAAGCATGCTGCGTAATCCTTTTTGTAAGGACACGTCGCATTGTGTGAGTGCCGTGTGGTGTGTGTCTGAAAGGATTGTGCTGCAAGGAAGCGAATTTAGGACGGCATATCTCCGGCCGGTGCGCAGTTTTCAGGCATCATTTAAGGGAATCCCTGGAGGCAGCTGAAGACGATCGAAGGACGCCCAAAGGATAACAATCCGAAGGGGGGATCCGATGCTGCGCTGTTTGTTGTGACGATGTAATAAGattataatttcatatttctcctttcggttttcccttttcctCTCAGACTCTCTATTTTCCTTGCTTTTCGCGCTCTAGAGTTCAGGGAACTTTGGCAGCTGACCCCGTGGCTTGGTTTCGCAGTGAAAGGACATTTGCTAGGGGTTGCAAAAAATGCGGAAAACGAAACTTTAAAGAAAGTCCTTGAAAAACGAACCCTTTTCCCTGCAATTAAAGAAATTGCGAAATTTCTTACCTGGTTTTCGCACATTTAGGCTACATTTCGCCAAGAAAAAGGGTAAATATTTGCAGGATGCCGCGTAAAGTATCCTATAACATCGCCCggtttcattaattttaatattgtcaTTAGTTTTCGGCAATAACCCtctgaaaaaaactttttaatcttCGGAAATCCCAAAAATTGCGTGAGAATTCTCTGCGCTATGTAACTTGAGTCATCACTAATGATTTCTCGGCAATCTTGGAGACAACTTCAAGGAATTTCATAACAATCATCAATCAACTCGGACAGCTGCTGaaagggcacatatttttgataaattattgtccaagtttttcctttattttccaataaaaagCGTGAAAATCTTGAGCCAGAGTTTCCCATTACCTTTTTGGCTGCAAAACTGTGCAAAAGTTCATTAAATCAATCGAAGAAATCAGCTGCCGGCAAAAATAACGACTATTTGCTTGCAACCCTCCGAGGGTTaatatcattaataaattatgcaaatttccaCCATGTGGAGAGACCTGATGCCTAAAACgcatttaacaaatatttgcataattttggcACAGGCGACTTTTCCACTGAGGCAGGCAAGTCGTGTAAGGACCCAGGACTCAGGACACGGCGTTATGCAAATGGACCTGCACTTACGGCGGGGAGGAGGGTTTCGTTACAGATTCGGGTCCGCCGATCGACTGCGCACGCGCGCAATCtggaaatttatgcaaatcagCAAGGAAATCCCCCGAACATCGAACAAATCGATTGGCGAGAACGAGGGGCGGAGGCTGAGGTACGATTGATTttgaatttgcattttgaatTCAGCTCGGAACTTGGCAAGGTGAGAGGAAAGGAAGGGCAGAAGCGGAAGGATCAGCTCAGGACATGGTTTGTCACTTGGTTGGCGAATTGGGAATGAAGTGGATTTACCAATTGTTGCCATAATTGAGTGACATGGATAACgcagcgagagagagagactagcCCATGTTCGGGGCTATTGATTACAGAAAAGGTTCCGTGCCTCatggtaaaatataaaatagcaACTGAAAACGGAAATCTGCatgaaaatgcaaacaaaagccCATAGATTTCGTATTCGTAGCTCAGGCTctgctcttgttttatttcccCATTCATGGTTTTACTTCTGCTTTTTCGCTTTTGCATTAGCCCACTGAATTTACATACGACAATCTCATATTCAGTTACAAATGTTTCGAAACAGAAAACTTTTGTTAGTCACCTTTGTTCAACGTTGGTACTACACGGCTCAGTTGATTACAGTTTTCGCAGGACAGCCGCTTGTTTTGAGGATCCTGCGATTGCTATCCCATGAAGCgacaattaatattttggagGAAATATTGGAATTAGCATTACACTGGCAAGTCAATTAGCCAAGTGAAGGGCATGTCACTAAACGAGAATCGCTCAAAGAGACTTTATGGGGCTTTAATTGCCACTGAAGTTCATCCTTCCTTAGTGGTATATCTGTGCTGAGTTATCTGTGATGCCATCAACGTGAGAAAATCCCTGAGAACCATTTGAATTGAAATCGCGTCCCCCATCTATCTCCCTAATTACGCCAATTGCCTGCGGCACTTCGATTTCTTTGTCCTTTTTCCCAATTTTCAAGATTTATgctaaaaagtaaacaaaaaacgtTTGAATATTCAATCCGAAGGGCGCTTTAGTGGGCATGCACACCCTATTTACCTATTTCCCTATTCTTTTGAGATAATGCACTTTTTCCGTACTTTCTTCCTTTTTGTGATCCTTTGTTTTGGGATGCGTAGAGCCACAGATTTATTGCCTAAGATATATCAGAATTTTAACTTCTACCCTCGCATGGCAAATGCCATCTTACCCTAAAGATTTTTCAGCactcgaatatatatattagtgATTCCTTTTACTTGTGGAAAACTACTGACCCTCGACTAATGCACGCCGATTCATGCAAATAAATTGGCAGATACCTGAGCCGAgatgaatatttatttcaggCAATTTACCGTCCAAGTGGACACGTGACAATGGCGACACGAGTGAAAAGTCGAAGATTATCTCTGGAGGCGTACTGACCAATGGGCAGCGCGTGTGCGTGGACCTTAAAGGATAATGGGTTTCTTATTGAGCGGTCAAACAGGTTTCTCGCAAGGGTCATCTTGAGTGGTCATCCTTTCTTGCGCGTGGCCAGTAAACGAGGACTAATTGAGACGGTCAGTGGTCACGCCTGATGTGCCGCCATCTTTCCTCATCCGTCCCGTTTCTCTTCCGCTGCTAATTTATAACGGTTATTCCTTGTGAATCCCTTCAaggatctttaaaaaaaacttgagaAAAGATTTCACATCTAATCCCTGTCCTTCGGGTCAGGACCTAATGTGTACAATGAAGCCGAAAGCTGCAATTTTACTCGCTTTTGCGCATCCTTTCGGAAGCAGTCCgggaaaacaacaaaagggTTGAAGGGTCGCTGGAAGGACCGCCTCGCCCGAAAACCGGACCGGACTCGCGACCACGaatcaaaaatgaaaatcacaAGAAAACCGGTTTGGACATTGGCATTAATTTTCAGAAAGGCCGCGAAGAAAATTTCGACAGCGCagcaagcaaaaaaaaaaaaggttgaaAGGATGAAACCCTTGCAGGATATACGAGCCATATGGCGGTCCATAGTCGGATCTGGTCAGCCTGGAAGCAGTGAAGCGATGCTGCGCTCCGAGGCTGGATATTGGGTGCCTCGTCCTGATCCTGTTTCGTTTCCGTTACCTTTCCCGATGCTGTCCTTGGGGTGGCGAGCGAGGCGGACAGGAGGGACAATGGCGACCGGGCTCAAAGGGTTCCCTTGCGGTCATGCATTCAAATTATCTTTCTACTTTGTTCTCAGCATGTCCTGCTGTCCCGTTTGGGAAGCTCTGTGGCCGGAGGTCAGCCATTTTGTTGAACCCGTGTTCTCCAATTAACGGACATTTCTCAAGGAATTCACAGCGAACTTTTCATGGGAATCGAGCAGGGACAATAGATAAGCGTAAAATTGTACCTTTTGTTGTTACTTATAACTTCTTATTGTtatgtttaaagtttaaacgtTATAATAAACAATGTTTGTAATCATAATACTGATTATAATTAAAGGGTCAATAAAACTAGATCTTGAAATAAATACTAGTTCTTAATTAAGTTCCTATCTTTTTATATCCTTCTTtgaatatttgatttattttttaaaaattaaaattgtatatattaaTAACTTATTAAAGTATGGAGAAACAACTATTATTCAGTctctaaaattatttgaacACAACTATCATGGAAAGTGTTTGAAAATGTGGAACAAAATTATTGGTTTTCTATGTGACTTCATGTTAAtctttaatacattttttcatatAATTTGATCGTCTGTTCGCAGCTTTAGGCCAGAGCCTCTGGACGACGCGTGCCAAACTGACCCCTGGAATGACCGTTTGACTTCCCCCCATTAATCGTTAACCCTTTAGGTCCATTCTGAAACTCGTTCTTGACCAGCTCTAAGTGATTGAGATTACTCGGTCGCGTGTCCATTGAGGGGTTGGTCAGTCCAAGATGCCCAACTGGCATTCTCGATTACTTATCACATTTGCATTGTCACTGCAATGACTGTATCCTTAGCCATTGTCCATCCGTTGCATCCCTAAGTGGCGCGAGCTGAGGCCCTCAAGAAGTGTCGGCAAAACCCAAATGAAGATCCTATTAGCATTGGCTATGGTCATTGATAGCCAAGATTTATGCAAAAGGGACAGCAGCCCAGGGTTCCTTCGTCAGGGGTCAGCAGTGTTGCCCAAACAAAGAGCGAGAATTGGCAATGAATATATTGAAATATCATCGATCTGTGGAATACGATTCCGTTGGCCCATCGGGGGTAGAAGTTGAGATACTCGAATGGCTTAGGCAATAAATCTGTGGCTAAACGCATCCCAAAACAAAGCATcacaaaaaggaagaaaattcgGAAAATATTCTTTATCTGCAAAGAATAGGGAAATAGGGTGTGCATGCGCACTGAGGCGCCCTTGGGATTGAATATTCAAacgattttatttactttttagcATAAATCGTGAAAATTGGGAAAGGACAAAGACGTCGAAGTGCCGCAGGCAATGGGCGTAATTAGGGAGATAGATGGGAGAATCGATTTCTGTAAAAAATGCTTTCGGGGATTTTCTCATGTTGATGACATCACAGACAACTTGGTATATAGTATATACCACTAAGGATGAACTTCAGTGGCAATTATAGTCCCATAAAGTCTCTTTGAGCGATTCTCGTTCAGTTACATGCCCTCACTTGGCTAATTGATTTGCCAGTGTAATGCTAATTCCAATTTTATCCTccgaaataataattttcgcTTCATGGGATTGCTATCGCTTGGTCCCTAAAAAAGCGGCTGTCCTGCGAAAACTGTAATCAACTGAGCCCTGTAGTACCAACATTGCACAAAGGTGACTAACAAAAGTTTTCTGTTTCGAAACATTTGTAACTGAATATGAGATTGTCGTATGTAAATTCAGTGGGCTAatgcaaaagcaaaaagcaGAAGTAAAACCATGAATGGGGAAATAAAACAAGACCAGAGCCTGCGCTACGAATACGAAATCTATGggcttttgtttgcattttcatGCAGATTTCCATTTTCAGTTGCTATTTTATATCTTACCATGAGGCACGGAACCTTTTCTGTAATCAATAGCCCCGAACATGGgctagtctctctctctcgctgcGTTATCCATGTCACTCAATTATGGCAACAATTGGTAAATCCACTTCATTCCCAATTCGCCAACCAAGTGACAAACCATGTCCTGAGCTGATCCTTCTGCTTCTGCCCCTCCTTTCCTCTCACCTTGCCAAGTTCCGAGCTGAattcaaaatgcaaattcaaAATCAATCGTACCTCAGCCTCCGCCCCTCGTCCCTCGCCAATCGATTTGTTCGATGTTCGGGGGATTTCCTTGctgatttgcataaatttccaGATTGCGCGCGTGCGCAGTCGATCGGAGGACCCGAATCTGTAACGAAACCCTCCTCCCCGCCGTAAGTGCAGGTCCATTTGCATAACACTAGCTATACGAGCTGGTGATCCGGATGTCGAATTTCCCACCCGATCGCCCGCTCTAGCTTCGGGCTGATGTgctaaaattatgcaaatagcTCTGCGTGCCAATATTTTACAGcaataatttatgcaaattacaATCGGCAAAGGATTCGGTGCTCCTGCGCAGCGGATGTTACATGTCGCCTCCGTCGtatggaaaatgtttttaggGGTTTGCTCACGTTCACCATTTCTGCAAAGGTTTTTTATATGCTAATTTTTTTGCAATGGGTCCATGAaaattttggcatttttaattgtgtttttttgCACGATTGTAATGCAGATTTTTTGCtcgattgtaattttaatttggaaatttgggtttttattttttgcatttgAATGGATTTTATTCGATTATTTCGAGAACGGAAGGCAGCTGCTCCAGTTTTATTTCGCAACCGCGCCAATTCCGCGAAATCATTtcagttttcaattttgccGAAATTTGTAGAGACAATTTGCATAGAGATGTGATAGAAAAAGGAACAAAGATTCGGACTCTGTATTTTGTACGGGCTAAGAGTTGATTATATTTATGGAAATAAGCAAATGCGAATGGGGACGAGAATATATACTGTGAGAAAATCGttaagacatttttaataaatatattgagaTGACATTTTTATAACGGCTATTTAATTTACAGATTCCTTTATGACATTATTTTATGTAGATACTTATATAACTAactaaaagtatttatatCCACTTTCTCATCCTGTAGTTTTAGTTACAGTTTAGCAAATTTTACtgcaaaattgaattaaattcctTTGCTGATCTATACTCTTCTATCTTTTGCTATCCCTTTCTGACAGCCATTGGCCAACCGAGATTCCTTCACAGATATCCGCTCCTCTCTCACATTCTATGACATTTTTTACCTAAAAAACTCTCTTTTCTAGATAAATTTACATGAACGCTGGCATTTTATTGGTCGAGAAAAAGCGAACGAAAAAACGGAAACCAGCCGAAAACAATTCGAGTTTTCCCAGAGCATTTTCCGGCGAAGGGTCGCTAAAAAACTAGGGGATGAAGGTCGAGCCACCACCAACGGTCTTCTCAGTTTATTCGTTTTTTAAGAGAGCGGAGAGCCAGCGAGATCGGTTTTTTAAGAGACGAGAGGGCGAGAGGGTTGCTGCTGGGAATTGGGTTTGCGCAATTTTTGCTATATTAGCTGGAGGCCGCGGAAGAGTTGAAACAGTTTGAGCCTTGCAGCCGAACTTTGAGGATCGCTGAGACGTCGTGCAAGAAAAGTCGATCGAAGACGAGATATTCGTGCTGTGTTCTGTGCTGTGACCTactagaaatctaaaagaagaaATCttgaagaatttttaaaaataaaaaatatatccttGTGCTGTGCCGAAAATATCCAGAAAAGTGCTCCGCAAAAATGTCGAATCAAATGGAGTTTATTATGCAGCTCTACATGATGAACTTgatgaagcagcagcagcaactgcagcaacagcagcagcaaccgctGGCTGGATACACCTACACCCAGAACGAGGATATCTCGAGCAGCACTtgcctgcagcagcaacacgaacagcagcagcagcaacagcaactctcgcaacagcaacagccacAGCCAGATCCTCTCAAGACAAGAACGCACAAACGCATTAGCTCGCAAAACACCAACTGTAGTAGTAGCCGTAGTTGTAGTCCCAATAGTAATTTGATTGCTTTTCAACCACAACAATATACAGGCgctacagcagcaacaccacctAACAACAACACACACAACCTGGTGGGCCAAATGTTGCTCAACAGCCTGCCCCCGCTGACGCAGTACAtgttgcagcaacagcaacagcagcagcagcaacatttgcTGACCACCTCCAACCTCCTACTAACACCCTCCCACACCCCCAGTTCCCTGGGAAAGCTGGATCCGCCGCAACATCAGTTGCTGCTGGGCCAACTAGCCGGCTCCGAACAGTTTACCACAAATAATTTTCTGCAATCCTCCACAGTGACATCCACGCCAATCGAGAAGGCAGCCACACCAGCGACCTCAGCAGGAGCAACTGCCGGCAACCTTTCGGCGGTCACAATCAAGTTTGAGCAGGACTCCgccgacgacgaggacgatgACAAGCCGCTGTCCAGCCTCAACAGCTGCAGTTCCTCGGGCCGCACCAACGCCAGCTCCGAGAAGCTGCTCCTGTCGGGCGTCCATCCGCTGGAGTCAACCACCGACAGCCTTGACTCACCCAGCATGGTAAGTGATCCTTCAGAATCGGGGGCTTAATTATACTTGTATATTCCCAATTAACTCTTagtgaaattaaattcatgTTTCTATATTGTCATCTTTcacaaaagaaatttaaattagaatttaataatgtccagttttaatttttgttccctattttgctttgtttttttttttgggaatatCCCACGCTCTGTTGCTGTAATTTGAGAGATATACATGAAACAATTCGTGATTTGAAAACTTCAAGTGTGAGGGTAAACAGAAAGATCGCGATTCCAAGGAAAACAAACAGCTGTGTCGGCAACGCGTGGGTTCCCCAGCTGTGGGCACCAGGCAGTCTGAGACTGAGATTGGCCCGACAAATGTATCCAAGAGTATGCTATAACGTTGTCCCTCCCTCTTCCCACTCTTTGCAGTACACGCCCGTCAAGCAGCCGGCGGACTCATCGTACAACATCACGCCCGTCGAAAGCGAACTGACCCCCAACACTCCCCTCCAACAGACCCAGACCATCTCCCTACTGACCCCCCCTTCCAGTGAGCAGAGCAAGAGCCTGGTCAGCCTCTCGGCGGCCAGCGGCCTGGATGCACTTCTCCAAAACGAGGAGGTTCTGAAGAACCTGCGCAAGGTGTCCTCCTACCTGGAGTGCGAGAACAGCCTGTGCCGGCAGGAGAACCTGCGGGAGCACTTCCACTGCCACGAGGAGCCCTGCCAGGGCAAGATCCTGAGCAAGAAGGACGACATCATCCGGCACCTCAAGTGGCACAAGAAGCGCAAGGAGAGCCTCAAGCTGGGCTTTGCCCGCTTCTCCTCGGCGGACGACTGTGCTCCGGCCTACGGAGAGGGCTGTGCCTACAACTGGAAGCAAACCCACTACCACTGCGTCTACGAGCACTGCCCGAAGGTGTATGTGAGCACCAGCGACGTCCAGATGCACGCCAACTTCCACCGCAAGGACTCCGAGATCGTGAACGAGGGCTTCCGACGCTTCCGAGCCCACGAAAACTGCCGCATCGAGGATTGCCCCTTCTTCGGCAAGAAGATCTCGCACTACCACTGCTGTCGCGAGGGCTGCAATCACACCTTCAAGAACAAGGCTGACATGGGTAAGTCCACTATTATTGCTAGGATAAAGTCAGTAGAGGTAGTAAAAAGAGAGATTTAAGAATACCCTTTAAAGGATTCTGTGATATCCCCactttatattaattattttaatttatttattatttctttcctTAGACAAACACAAGACCTACCACCTGAAGGACCACCAGCTGAAGATGGATGGCTTCAAGAAGATCCTGAAGACCGAGACGTGTCCCTTCGAGGCCTGCAAGTTTTCCACCGTCTGCAACCACATCCACTGCGTCCGCGAGGGCTGCGACTACATCCTGCACTCCAGCAGCCAGATGATCAGCCACAAGAGGAAGCACGACCGTCAGGACGGCGAGCAGGCCTACCAGCAGTTCAAGGTCAAGCAGGATGTGGAGGAGTCCTCGCTGGATGCCACCCCCCAGCAGCCGGCCATTAGCGTTAGCCAACCTCAAGTGAGCAACTCCGCTTGTGGCAGCAACGCCTCCACTCCGCTCTCCTCCCTCTCCGCCGAGCATTTTCTGGCTCGCAAACGCGGCAGGCCTCCCAAGAAAATCgtaagtatatatttataaattctaaattaaatgtgcatatatatttatactttcCATTTACAGCAATTGCCCGCCGATGTTCAGCAGTCGGATGCCAAGCGTCTCAAGTTGGAGGATGATACCACCAATCCCGCCCTGTTCATGCCTCAGTCCCAGCCAACGGCCGCAGTTCATCCGCTGACCAATGGTCTATTTGCCGGCCTGCTTCCCGCTGCCTCTGCTCCTGGAGTGGACCCCTCGGCCCCGAACTTCCAGCTCACCCACCTGATGGCCATGTTCCAGCTGCAGAATCCGCTCTTCTACCAGAACCTCTATCCCGGAATGACCCAGAACCCTTCTGTGCTCGGGAATCTGGCAGCTCTGAGCGCCGcttcagcagcagcggcggcggcagcggcggcaaaTGGCGTTGGAGTCCAGCAGCCCAAGGCGGAGTTTAGCTTTAAGACAGAGTTTAAGGAGTAGAAAGGATGCATGTCCTTAGGGTAGCTTGTAACTAGTTAGTTGAACCGACGGACTGTAGACCTTAATGTACATACACGCTTAAAGCAGGATGGTTTGGTGGGGTTTGAAGGCAGGACCAGGACATGCCATCCTCTCctccacaaaaaccaactcaGCCACACTTTGAGGAGCTACAAGTCTCTGCTCAGAGTGTAGCTGAATTGGCTTTTGAAACAAGTTTTTCCCTAGCTTAGATGTTTCAGTgccacattaatttttaaaatttttcagccatttttaataaaaaagaagaatttcttgaattttagttTGACTAAAACTGTGATGTTTTCATTAGACTAACTTTTTTAATCGATAGTGAGAATATAGTATATGCCGGACTTAGGAGACTTGGATTGTCAATAACATAGCATATAAGCATTAACTTCTGTGTGATATACTAATAAAATAGGGAtaattgttttgtattttaataaataactaGAAATTGTAGCAAATGCAGCTTTTttgaatttagaaaataaccTTACctgaataaattataaatattaccatttaaaaccaaaatgttTGGGTTCATGGCGCCTTATTGGGGGTACATTGAAAAAAAGACTGGAATACCTTACCAACATATAAAATAGCTCAAAAATTTCCAAATcatttttgattaaataatttttgactTTATTACTGTTTTCATGTAATTGTTGTTGATTTTACTCATAGTCTAACAGAAATCAGCTACACAAACTCCGGACGCCTGATAAAAGCCGTCCAGCTAAGCAATACATACATAAGTACTTAACACAAAAGCAAATATAATTTCCTTTGCTtgaattattcatattttaataatcGTATATATGTAAACAATCAATACAATCCAAGTACCATAATCATAATGAAAGAGATTTCAGAAAGTTGTATCCTACTCAAGAACAATGTACAAGCAAGTATCGTCGGTATTGTTTTATACATTAGGTATCTGACTTTAGTTTACATTGCAAAGTAAAACCCTGGGAGAAATGTACAAATATAGGTAAATTAAGAATAACATTAAGAACTAATGGTCTAGAACTAAAGAAACATCAAAATCAACAAGTAAGCTACTAAGTAAATTCgtaaattacactgtgcagcatttttagtgctttttaaatttacctcgatggatgctatattttttaattcgttacgaattcccaagttaaactgcgttttccaaaaagttccccgacgcaaggattcttagcaaaaggacctcaaagttcggaaaatgctgaaattggtcaactttgcggagctctcagaggcaaatggatgcatggtttgattcgatgttaaagttttttaaaagatacaccctttatcttttaaaccccatacttaaaaaatgtttaagattttttttaaggcagaaacaaattctagaaaacatagtcaaaaaacataaaagtatacagctgcggtcaaaatggtagtagtgttgccgccctgtgtatttaaaagtttgttgttgtaattgaccttttcctggtaatattgtatgattataattttactattagactaattggataagaaaaaattacaacat
This portion of the Drosophila takahashii strain IR98-3 E-12201 chromosome 3R, DtakHiC1v2, whole genome shotgun sequence genome encodes:
- the cas gene encoding transcription factor castor isoform X2, yielding MSNQMEFIMQLYMMNLMKQQQQLQQQQQQPLAGYTYTQNEDISSSTCLQQQHEQQQQQQQLSQQQQPQPDPLKTRTHKRISSQNTNCSSSRSCSPNMTSTPIEKAATPATSAGATAGNLSAVTIKFEQDSADDEDDDKPLSSLNSCSSSGRTNASSEKLLLSGVHPLESTTDSLDSPSMYTPVKQPADSSYNITPVESELTPNTPLQQTQTISLLTPPSSEQSKSLVSLSAASGLDALLQNEEVLKNLRKVSSYLECENSLCRQENLREHFHCHEEPCQGKILSKKDDIIRHLKWHKKRKESLKLGFARFSSADDCAPAYGEGCAYNWKQTHYHCVYEHCPKVYVSTSDVQMHANFHRKDSEIVNEGFRRFRAHENCRIEDCPFFGKKISHYHCCREGCNHTFKNKADMDKHKTYHLKDHQLKMDGFKKILKTETCPFEACKFSTVCNHIHCVREGCDYILHSSSQMISHKRKHDRQDGEQAYQQFKVKQDVEESSLDATPQQPAISVSQPQVSNSACGSNASTPLSSLSAEHFLARKRGRPPKKIQLPADVQQSDAKRLKLEDDTTNPALFMPQSQPTAAVHPLTNGLFAGLLPAASAPGVDPSAPNFQLTHLMAMFQLQNPLFYQNLYPGMTQNPSVLGNLAALSAASAAAAAAAAANGVGVQQPKAEFSFKTEFKE
- the cas gene encoding transcription factor castor isoform X1; the protein is MSNQMEFIMQLYMMNLMKQQQQLQQQQQQPLAGYTYTQNEDISSSTCLQQQHEQQQQQQQLSQQQQPQPDPLKTRTHKRISSQNTNCSSSRSCSPNSNLIAFQPQQYTGATAATPPNNNTHNLVGQMLLNSLPPLTQYMLQQQQQQQQQHLLTTSNLLLTPSHTPSSLGKLDPPQHQLLLGQLAGSEQFTTNNFLQSSTVTSTPIEKAATPATSAGATAGNLSAVTIKFEQDSADDEDDDKPLSSLNSCSSSGRTNASSEKLLLSGVHPLESTTDSLDSPSMYTPVKQPADSSYNITPVESELTPNTPLQQTQTISLLTPPSSEQSKSLVSLSAASGLDALLQNEEVLKNLRKVSSYLECENSLCRQENLREHFHCHEEPCQGKILSKKDDIIRHLKWHKKRKESLKLGFARFSSADDCAPAYGEGCAYNWKQTHYHCVYEHCPKVYVSTSDVQMHANFHRKDSEIVNEGFRRFRAHENCRIEDCPFFGKKISHYHCCREGCNHTFKNKADMDKHKTYHLKDHQLKMDGFKKILKTETCPFEACKFSTVCNHIHCVREGCDYILHSSSQMISHKRKHDRQDGEQAYQQFKVKQDVEESSLDATPQQPAISVSQPQVSNSACGSNASTPLSSLSAEHFLARKRGRPPKKIQLPADVQQSDAKRLKLEDDTTNPALFMPQSQPTAAVHPLTNGLFAGLLPAASAPGVDPSAPNFQLTHLMAMFQLQNPLFYQNLYPGMTQNPSVLGNLAALSAASAAAAAAAAANGVGVQQPKAEFSFKTEFKE